A single Triticum dicoccoides isolate Atlit2015 ecotype Zavitan chromosome 2A, WEW_v2.0, whole genome shotgun sequence DNA region contains:
- the LOC119351974 gene encoding FCS-Like Zinc finger 2-like — protein MAASAACSFFFDAEQLGEPGMPAMDACALCAKPLARDSDVFMYRGDTPYCSEECRHEEMHLDAVCARQAARRLQRFSAETESHRGQRHSRKKVSVAS, from the coding sequence ATGGCGGCATCAGCGGCCTGCTCCTTCTTCTTCGACGCCGAGCAGCTCGGCGAGCCCGGCATGCCGGCGATGGACGCGTGTGCGCTCTGCGCCAAGCCGCTGGCGCGCGACAGCGACGTCTTCATGTACAGAGGGGACACACCCTACTGTAGCGAGGAGTGCCGCCACGAGGAGATGCACCTCGACGCCGTCTGCGCCAGGCAGGCCGCCCGGAGGCTGCAGAGGTTCTCGGCGGAGACGGAATCCCACCGTGGGCAGCGGCACTCCAGGAAGAAGGTGTCCGTCGCAAGCTAA